In Vitis vinifera cultivar Pinot Noir 40024 chromosome 11, ASM3070453v1, a genomic segment contains:
- the LOC104880689 gene encoding uncharacterized protein LOC104880689 yields the protein MRPKGKNDQELPLILSVEVKIIFYSLPVSDLADDSYALAKTVRTGCMICLETDDVEVVIGKVVVVVGATNECATADGENACCGEHATKLKDSYGFVMAVVAPPMDQVVELLQNLSLDSQTKTLEILEPTKKPFGNLLMG from the coding sequence ATGCGTCCTAAGGGGAAGAATGATCAAGAGCTccctctcattctctctgttGAAGTTAAGATCATTTTCTACTCGCTTCCCGTCTCTGACCTCGCCGATGACTCATATGCTCTAGCCAAGACTGTTAGAACCGGTTGCATGATCTGCTTGGAGACTGATGATGTGGAAGTTGTCATAGGCAAGGTCGTCGTCGTCGTTGGAGCAACCAATGAGTGTGCCACTGCCGACGGCGAGAACGCGTGCTGCGGCGAGCACGCGACTAAGCTGAAGGACTCTTACGGCTTTGTCATGGCTGTTGTTGCTCCCCCTATGGATCAAGTTGTAGAGTTGCTTCAAAATTTGTCATTGGATTCTCAAACCAAAACTTTGGAAATCCTTGAGCCAACTAAAAAGCCTTTTGGTAATCTGTTGATGGGGTGA
- the LOC100248934 gene encoding receptor-like protein 9a, with amino-acid sequence MEVPSCLYLAVLYGTFLSLLLGYGSLGCMEEEKVGLLQLKASFNHPNGTALSSWGAEVGDCCRWEYVTCHNKTNRVTRLSLIDIRHFEFGKWSLNASLLLPFQQLQILDLSLNELTGIQGLLRLKKLRVLNVGVNDLTTIPNLSALPSLKVLDLSFNHINSSQLQGHKYLSRLEVLKLYGNGLMGGIPPIIGTLGYLKALSLGYNNLNDSFSMEGLCKLNLEELDLSNNGFEGSLPACLNNLTSLRLLDLSRNDFRGTIPPSLFSNLKSLEYISLSYNHFEGSIYFGSLFNHSRLEVFELSSNNKYLKVETENPTWSFPLFQLKILRLSNCTLNWPSQVVPSFLLSQYDLRVVDFGYNNMTGKVPTWLLANNTKLEYLSFESNSLTGVLDLGSNSIHYYMCVLDFSLNCIHGELPPFIGSIFPRLEVLNLSGNALQGNIPSSMGDMEQLGSLDLSNNNLSGQLPEHMMMGCISLEVLKLSNNSLHDTLPIKSNLTLLSSLSLDNNDFWGEISRGFLNSSSLLLLDVSSNSLMGQIPDSIGDFSALRTLILSRNYLDGVVPTGFCKLNELRFLDLSHNKIGPTLPLCANLTNMKFLHLESNELIGPIPHVLAEATSLVTLNLRDNKLSSPIPPWISLLSKLRVLLLKGNQLEDSIPLHLCQLKSISILDLSHNHLSGSIPPCLDNITFGREVALMDDTFFIEGFESWWGASPETYSYENQLSVYVDMDFSFETSAESEEIEFITKSRSESYMGNILYFMSGLDLSGNKLAGPIPPEIGNLSGIHTLNLSYNQLTGSIPHTFSNLKEIESLDLSHNRLTGQIPPQMVIELNFLTIFTVAHNNLSGKTPERKFQFATFEQSSYEGNPLLCGLPLDQSCTPTSAPPAVKPPVSDNRENSSWEAIFLWSFGGSYGVAFLCIVAFLYLNSYYRELLFYFIGEHVPFLRLRG; translated from the exons ATGGAAGTCCCTTCCTGTTTGTATCTTGCAGTACTTTATGGGACTTTCTTAAGTCTACTACTTGGTTATGGAAGTTTAGGGTGCATGGAGGAAGAAAAAGTTGGTCTTTTGCAACTTAAAGCTTCCTTCAATCACCCAAATGGCACAGCCCTTTCTTCTTGGGGAGCAGAGGTTGGTGATTGTTGCAGATGGGAATATGTCACATGTCATAACAAAACAAACCGAGTGACCCGACTTTCTCTCATTGATATCAGACACTTTGAGTTCGGAAAGTGGTCCTTGAATGCCTCCCTACTTCTTCCCTTCCAACAGCTTCAAATTTTAGATCTGTCTTTGAACGAATTGACAG GCATTCAAGGCTTACTAAGATTGAAAAAATTACGAGTTCTGAATGTTGGAGTGAATGATTTGACAACAATTCCAAATTTAAGTGCCCTACCTTCACTCAAGGTTTTGGATCTTAGCTTCAATCATATAAATTCTTCCCAATTGCAAG GACATAAATATTTGAGCAGACTGGAGGTGTTGAAGCTATATGGGAATGGTTTAATGGGTGGTATTCCACCGATTATTGGCACTTTGGGCTATCTTAAAGCCTTATCTCTTGGctacaataatttaaatgattCTTTTTCCATGGAAG GCTTGTGCAAACTCAACCTTGAAGAGCTGGATCTTAGTAATAATGGATTTGAGGGTAGTCTTCCTGCGTGCCTCAACAATTTGACATCCCTACGTTTGCTTGACCTATCCAGAAATGATTTTCGTGGAACTATTCCTCCATCTCTCTTCTCCAATCTGAAGTCACTCGAGTACATTTCTCTTTCTTACAATCATTTCGAGGGCTCAATCTATTTTGGTTCACTTTTCAACCACTCCAGACTCGAGGTCTTCGAACTTTCTAGCAATAACAAGTATTTGAAGGTTGAGACTGAAAATCCAACATGGTCATTTCCTCTATTTCAATTGAAAATCCTCCGGTTATCCAATTGCACCCTCAATTGGCCAAGCCAGGTTGTACCAAGCTTTCTTTTGAGTCAATATGATTTGAGAGTGGTCGACTTTGGCTACAACAATATGACAGGAAAAGTCCCAACCTGGTTATTAGCCAATAATACTAAACTAGAATACCTAAGCTTTGAAAGTAACAGCTTGACAGGTGTTCTTGATTTGGGCTCAAATTCAATACATTACTACATGTGTGTGCTTGATTTCTCCTTGAATTGCATTCATGGAGAGCTTCCACCTTTCATCGGCTCTATTTTTCCAAGGTTGGAGGTCTTAAACTTGTCTGGAAATGCATTACAAGGTAATATTCCTTCCTCAATGGGTGACATGGAACAGTTGGGATCTTTAGATTTGTCAAACAATAATCTCTCGGGACAACTACCTGAGCACATGATGATGGGTTGCATCTCATTGGAGGTTTTAAAGCTATCCAACAATAGTTTACATGACACTCTTCCCATAAAATCGAACTTGACACTGTTATCCTCTTTGTCTTTGGATAACAATGACTTCTGGGGAGAGATTTCTCGTGGATTTTTGAATAGCTCTTCCCTACTATTGTTGGATGTCAGCTCCAACTCGTTGATGGGTCAAATTCCAGATTCGATTGGAGACTTCTCAGCCTTGAGGACACTTATCTTGTCTAGAAATTATTTGGATGGTGTTGTGCCAACAGGCTTTTGCAAACTCAATGAACTACGCTTTTTAGACCTTTCTCACAACAAAATTGGCCCAACCCTTCCTCTTTGTGCCAATCTAACAAACATGAAGTTTTTACATTTGGAAAGCAATGAACTAATAGGACCTATACCCCATGTTCTGGCTGAAGCTACCTCTCTTGTGACATTGAATTTGAGGGATAACAAACTATCAAGCCCAATTCCCCCTTGGATTAGTTTACTTTCAAAATTGAGGGTTCTTCTCTTGAAAGGAAATCAACTTGAAGACTCAATTCCTCTTCATTTGTGTCAGCTCAAATCAATCAGCATACTGGATCTTTCTCATAATCATCTTTCCGGATCCATACCTCCTTGCCTAGATAATATAACTTTTGGAAGAGAAGTTGCATTAATGGATGACACATTTTTTATAGAAGGCTTTGAGTCGTGGTGGGGTGCTTCCCCAGAAACATATTCATATGAAAATCAACTTTCTGTGTACGTGGATATGGATTTCAGTTTTGAGACATCCGCTGAAAGTGAAGAAATAGAGTTCATAACAAAGAGTAGGTCCGAATCTTATATGGGAAACATCTTGTACTTCATGTCTGGATTGGATCTTTCAGGGAACAAATTGGCAGGTCCAATTCCTCCAGAAATTGGAAATCTAAGTGGGATTCATACTCTAAACTTATCGTACAACCAGTTGACAGGATCTATTCCACATACATTTTCCAACCTAAAGGAAATAGAAAGCTTGGACCTATCCCACAATAGATTGACAGGTCAAATTCCACCACAGATGGTAATAGAGTTAAACTTCTTGACGATTTTCACTGTCGCTCACAACAATTTATCAGGTAAGACTCCAGAGAGGAAGTTTCAGTTTGCAACATTTGAACAAAGCAGTTACGAGGGCAACCCTCTTCTATGTGGGCTGCCATTAGATCAAAGTTGCACTCCCACTAGTGCCCCACCTGCAGTCAAACCACCAGTTTCAGACAACAGAGAAAATAGCTCTTGGGAAGCCATATTCTTATGGAGTTTTGGAGGATCATACGGAGTGGCATTCTTATGCATCGTTGCTTTTCTCTACTTGAACTCCTATTACCGAGAACTGCTCTTTTATTTCATTGGAGAGCATGTCCCTTTTCTTCGGTTAAGGGGTTGA